From the genome of Bombus vancouverensis nearcticus chromosome 4, iyBomVanc1_principal, whole genome shotgun sequence:
attctgatcttacctctgagtatagaaataacaacattttTTAATACCGTTTTTGCAAATGTACAGATCGAACTGAATCTCTACAATTTCTAGGATATCCTAATGTACCATAGAAGAAACGATTCTGCAtaactttttcctatacatgTAACCGCCGCACAGTGTTAGTTTCCGAGTTGTCCGACAAAGGCTGTTGGTACCGGTGATTAATTCTGCGTATGATTATGTGTTCGTGGCAGCATATGCATCAGTATTGTGGCCGGCAGCATTACGACGACCGGATAAAATAACATCTGAGGCCAACTTACTGCTTGAgtcttttttataattaaaacgaTTTTGGTTAGAAGTCATATAATCTTCCAACTTATATGATAGACTTCCAACCTTCACATGTAATCCCACGTACTTCAATTTTATCAGTATATAGATCGGTCAAATTCATCAACttcataaaatagaaattaaaaaataagaaatagttgtCTTTACATGAGTtacactatatatatatctccGCTGCAACCTCATTCTCTTTAAATTTACTTTGCACCTTGAACTTTGGTGTATATTTCCATGACTTACAATGTTGCTTAAACTtatattttcctattttttctCAACATCGGACAAACCTTCAACTTCGTTTGGAAGAATTATAAACATACTGAAATCTGGATGCTACAAGATTTATTTGCTTCTTTTGCATTTCACGAAGTTTTACAAAGAAGCAGCTTCTTTTTACACATTATTGACTTTTTCTTCTAAATTTACCTCGTATGGTATTACAACGAATCTAGCATTTAAATCTGCAAGTGCTCCATATATGTAATTACCTCCTACATACATTGTAGGAACACTTTTTACTTTGACTTTACTAATATGAAATGGCATATCGCTAGTCGACTTAGAGTCGAACTTATTTTTTCATTCGCATGTGAAATATACTGCATGGACTATGAATATCATTGTCGTGTAATCTAGAATTTCTATTTACAAAAAACATTAATAACAACATAAAACTACATAGTATGATTGGCCATATTGAAGTTAGAAAGCATTCAatctaaattttctatagtattgtctttacatcgtaatgaataaaataaacatatacAAAAACAGTTATAAGCTCTTTAATcagattatttgtattttgtttgaaccaactattaataatatttgcaACTTCTTTATTTCGAGCAAAGTTTACTAATTGGGAAACAGAATAAACATCTGTTAAATTTTTGTGacttcatttcaaatttaaacTGGCTGCTACGAAAACTTTATTCGCAACAATCAATTTATTGTCTTTAACACGTTGACAATTGCGCAAAGAATAACAGAGTACTGTCGGCGTTGCAGCCGTGAAAAAACATCGAAGCCTATGACTATGCTCTTGCAAGTGGGAGACGTCGAGGCCTACTGACCACTACATCATACAggtgaatttttaatttatggcAACCTTAAGTGTTGATACTTTCTCTCCCCACAGCGGAGGGTGACGAAGGTCAGGTGGCCATCCCAAACGTTGGAATTCCACATTTTCTCACAAATCAACATATTCccgatttaataatttaatctgATATAGTCAATTTTGTGGACAAAGAAATTCAGGAAAATATCAGTATATCGTATTAACCAGTATATCGCGCACGCACAATTATAacttaccaaatgtccagctggacaaatcgtaaagtacaaattaaataataaaaaaagaagcaaTTGTAGGCAGAATTCACTGCAGTGGGAAATGttaatttctgtaacatattcaaAAATCATCGAAAACCGTGAGATGAATGAGAGATAACAATAATTTCAGTATtcattttatctatttatttaatttttcccTTTCCGCTTCGGATGGCTTTCACCTAACAGACTTACATCCATACATAATCTTTATTCCACGTGTTTAAGTATAAAAAGTGTAACAATAAAAAGTacaagtataaaaataatatattttaaggaCTATTAACGTGTCCATTGAATAACGTTACGATATTTTGATCTTCTGATTGACTTTTATAAATACTGTAGAAAAATGGTCGGTCGATTCTCATCATTGGCTTGAGCTGAGAAGAACTCGTAAGAACGAAGAGTATTGCTGAAAcaaattttatggaaattattaTTGTTTTAAAGAAGTTGTTTAAAAAAGGGAGAATATATAGGATTATATATaggatttatttaattttccgaaatgtatatataatttctaGTATAAGAGCAAAATAATCCAAATTTAAAGTGAATGCAACACATTTATTGTGGAACAAGGTATTATTAGAACTTATAACTACGGAACACACGAATTAATAATCGCATTATTATGACACTACTGTTGTTAGATTTCGGGTTCGTTTACAGAACCGCAGAATAATGGTAGATTAATATCATTTTCCTTTTCATCGTTCATAGtttttatgatataataaaagaatggcTGATTAATTTTGAACTCCCTTATATTACGAGCCATTTTCTTCATAATAAGCAAACCTGAAACAGAGTTATGCCGAACGTTATGTGTAAGTGTATGAATAGAGCAGAAACAGCGATATGAAGTAAACATATACACGTTCGCTACCGAAAGTCACACATGCGTACATATTTGAAAGCACTAAGAAGCTCCCAAAGCTCACTGTTTCATATCTGTGACGGAATATTATCtaaatattgatatttggaATATGGAAAGCCACTGTTTCCTTGAACGACTATGATGAATGTGTTAATATTGAAAGTTTATTGTAAATCATGACAATTATTAATGAAGCTGCTGCAATCTCGGATTTCAACGACATTTACAATATGTTGCAGGaatcaacattttgaacaactttttcctcTGCATGTTACCATCAGACTCTCTAGTTTTCGAGATGTTTACAGAAACTGTCGGTAGCGCTACAGTGAATAGTACCTATAATTATTCGTATGTACAGCGCATGCGTTAGAATTAGTTGTCAGTCATCATGCGGTGGTTGGATAAACTGACACCCAATCCTATATATACTTTAAACAAACGATGAGAATCAGGATTGAGTCAGGTGTCAATTTATCCGGTCGGCAATCAATATCAACGCTTGAACTGTCACAGACGCACAATTGTAGGAAGCAAGTAGTGTGAGCGTGTAAGGGCTCCGCTTTGTGaccgaccgcgccattcctggagtatagaactcatactggcttcgctgaTAGATGTTCGTTAATTATCGTCTACTTTCAGGCGTCCACTGCCTGGGGAACGGCGCGTGACTAATTGTAGGAAGCAGTCACTCCAGTCGTACCGAGAGCTTTTAACAAATATCTCTGAAACTAATACTTGGCGAAAACAAGAAGTTATTTAAAACCATACTGCCGACAACATAGTAAACAATCATCGAAATGCAATGAAGGCCGCAGCATCCTAAATAATTACCTGAAACATTCTTCGCAAACGATGTTAATAAGAAACATTTATAATACACAACAGTACAATTGTCTTAATtcgatgaaaattgaaatttaggGTGCAAAGTATGTGTAAGAAACAAAATTGGAGAACTTTTAATCGTTTCTACGATGTTGATAATATTATGGGAAAATGAATAATAAacagaaaatttcaattttataactGGATTATAATAACATCGTAATTTCCAAAACAAAGTATATCTAGATCTAGTGGTtcgtatattgaaataagtaaaatattaGACTAATCCCTAATTGATATTTTCCTCTATATCATTTGTCTACAAAATTAGCTGTATCAGGTAAAATTCTTAAATCGAGAATACGTTGATTTATAAGAATCAAATGGAGcattatgtatattaatttcGTACCTCAAAATCGTGAAGTACAAATTATACGGGTTGTGAAGCTAATTCGATGAATACCTTACCTTTTTAACTTAATGATCGCTTACTTTTTATTTGCtacttaattttttaaaagtgCTCATACCGGAAGTCACAGACACATACACGCGCGCGTGTGCACTCGCAGGCACGCACAcacgatatttttaaaatatttgtaaatacagTCATATTTCATTAAGCGGAAAACCTCTATAAGAGTATAAAACTCGATAAGGCAAAGCATCCATGATTTAAAGATTTTTCGGCCTTGAAATTCGAGTCAACCAAGGGACAATTGTACTATAATATTGTAAAGAATCTTGTTTTGTAAAGTGTAcaaatacacatatgtataatgTAAGTACATAATCAGTAATGCATACAGTTAACATAATGCATTTCAACTTATAAAGCAGCAAATTAAAAAGAAGTTAATCGCGATACAAGCACGTTGCAACTAACTTTACACATCTGCAACTGATCAtgcttttaattaataattaattaattaataattaatttcaatcctGTCAGTGACAAGATTGAAATGATCTgtaaataaaaacgtaatagaATGAACATTTCCTCcaataaataaatgaacaatGTTGCATATGTACAATGAACGAcaatatttatttgattttataacACTTTTTATTCTATTCAGGTAACAATAACATTACTGTAACGTTATCAATGTGAAAGTTTAGGATGCAATAATATATCCCTTAAAAATCTTTGTTCCCTGTTTAGATGATAGCATAGATGAACAGACGATTCACTGATATCTTCTCTGGAATTTCAACAATTTCTAGCTATAGTACTGTAATTAATACTGAAACAATGGCAGCAAATAACTATGCCTATAATAGCAATAAAGTGATTTATATATTTCCCCTGTaactatatctatatctatgtATCCTTTAATAATCCAATATACCCTAAAATTTGCAAACAATTTATACGCATTCTCAAGgtatgtacaaagaaataaggTAACAGTTAAATTAATCAAAAACTGGATCTTCGACAAGACcatgaaatattgaaataagattattttttgTTCCCAGATTTGTAACGATTTTGAGGATACTATAAAAGAAAGGATGGTTAATCATCATTTGCATTATTGTCACTGAAGACTGTAATACTGCAAAGAAACCTGGAACAAATTGTATAATGATCgtaataatttcaattgaaCAAACGCTATTTCCAATTTTTCCTTTTACTCTTCCTATGTGGCACGACATGAATTGAACgataatgtattatattatgaaGACAccatgaagaaaagaaaagacaaaaaATTTGTACATGACCTATGAATAAACTCCTTACAAACAAACGCAAAAATGTTTGATAATAAAAGAAGATACGAACGAGAGCTATTTTATTTCAGCATTTCAAAAATAAACAATACGTGTATACATGGAACCAAAAAAAGCACAAAAATCTGActgttaattatattatataattgcgAATCAAGGTTTAGTTAGCAGTCCCTTGAAGATCCAAATTTGCAAATCAACGTTATAATGTtgaattgcaaaataaaaaggtCTATCAATTTTGAAGACTAAAGTTGGATGTGAAAGTCTGATATaagaaagaaagatataaaaccTAAAAAggacaaatattatacatgaaTAAATGCTGTAAATATACACTGATATTGCCAATACCAATATACACGTATTTTTCTTGTAACAACAAAAAGTAGTGATATGTATAGACCAAAGAATGAATGCAAACATTATTTGGacaaatgtaaaattaaattctGAATTTACTTAACACGGATCATATATATCAGAAGTAATTTACACGCTAGGaagtgaattttttaaattagtcGAAATGATATTGTTTTTTGCGATTTTGCTTTAAATGAACATAAAATTTCGATATTAAAACATCTGTCGTATAAAATAAGAAGCAACGATTGAACTTGATAAACTTTTGGAAATGGTTCGAATTTGTTTCACATGCGCAGCAGTGCAGGAAGATCTAGAATATATAGATTAAGGTTTGCATTTTTACTCCATGAAAGCAAAGCCAAGCCATGAAACCAAGAAGTAGCGGAATCATCTAATGTATTTCTGACTTATTCATAAATttaagatttatttaataaaaaaaggtACTTGATGAAGAAATAGAAAGCGAATGCAGCTTATTCATAaaagataatattataatttgtcaTACTAATTTGAGAACCAATGTTTTATAGGATAGAAAATTAGAACGTTATCAATAAAAGTGAAGCAAGAGCTGCTAGAAAATCAGTAAATCCATCTACTCGAAACAAATGTGAGAACAAAAATTTGAAATGTAGAGTATTTGCATCATTTGTTGTTAGCatttatttcttaataatttcACTGCTTAGAAGGTTGTTTCTAAATCGAAACAGTTGAACTTACGATCGTCCCTCAACAACTAAAACGTACTATGGAATATTGCTCAAAATTATATTGGAAAATTGATTTATCTTGGTAAATTTTGGAACATTCTAATAGATTGTTAACGCGTTAGTGAGATGTAATAaccgaaaaatataatttcaatatcaaaGGTACCAACTTATGCAtctttgaaaatgaaaaaagaaacgatataaacaattatatacattataaataaCACATGATATAATACATGAGTAAGTCTAATTTGGTAAGTTTTATACCAATGTTTCAAAagtgatttttaaatatacagaaTGTTCCACGAAATAAAATGTTCCAGCGACACATTGCATAACGTGCGATTGTTTTTTGGAGGTGAAGATAATATCGATTCTATTCTTTTAAATGGAGTCATGTGTCTTTTGTACAGTagttcatatatattttttttaaatactgcACATAGATATTGAAATGTTTtcattagaaaaaaaaagaaacaaaatatacaaaatataaagaaaactaTAATAAGCAGGCATGAAGatataataaatagtatatTACAAGCTGTTAtaacaaagaaaataatatgTTAATAAAGTATGCGATAGCGTGATAGCAATATGTTGCATTTGTCAAATACTCGACATTTAAATTAATGCAATAAGAACAGAGTACAGCATagtaaaaaaataaatcaaattttctGAAGACAAGACAAAATCCTTATGTATTGAGTCTTGATTGCTTTGCatattaaattgtaaaaataaataaggaGCAATTTAATGGTTAAAGGAAGCaagttaaatttaaatatgttacAAGGAACTAAATATAATAAAGTGATAGAACCATAAAGTAGAgatgaaaatttttaataaaatacaaattatattgTTAACAATAAGTTAAATTCATGATACACATAAAATAGGAAAGTCTTATTTCTTCTTCCATATATATGCTTCATAGTGTTACATGATCTTTTAATGGCATTGCGCGATTTCCTTTGATCAAATAATGTTAATATAATGTATTTTAAGATGTGATATGAATGAGGACAACTTTCTCCACGTATAAACACTCATCTATTTAAATCAGTCGATCCAGTCAAGAAACTTGttatgttaattgttaattatgtaAATTGGCAGAGATTGGCAGAACAATCCACGATATGGTGTATGCTGTTAATCCCTAATTTGATGTTTAATAACGTAAAAAAGTGGGAAAGACGTAGAGATCCATTATACAGTGTAAAGTCGATATATTATCTATTTAATTTTCAAGGTAAAGAACGAAATTACGATATAGATACGATATTCATTAAGAACAAAATCACATTGTCGTATTTAACGATCGACAGGAATGGTCGATCGACGTGGAACTCAATGGGCTTCGGCGGTGACCAAATGCTCGAAAGAGGCCTTACACTGAGACCTGCCACAAGTAATTAATAGTGAATTATTCATTTGAGCCACAAGCTCGAACTAAATAGAGGAAGAATTGGATCACTACAATGTGCTATGTTATTATATCAAAATTAAGGTATGCGAAATGATATTATTGGAAAACCATTAAACTCATAATATAGAAGATTTTGCTATATTAGAGTGAATgtgaagaaaggaaaaagagcgAAGAAATTGATAGTACGTATAATTCTTGACAAGAATAGACAAGTAATTGACTGAAATAaaaacatataacataatcaaGGAAATCACGCAGTTGTCTCGCAGTCAATAACGCGGCCTTTGAAGAGAACTACGTTGTCATCCCGTGATGTAATTGCATAAAAGAATGGTCCATTTACTCGAAACTCTTCTAGGGAAGGAGACAAGAAGAGCGCAATCTCCATTTCTGtcgaaaaaaattgtatactattatcaattagaagaaaaacattTCAACCAAATTCGTTTCCACTAGATTCGTCCATCTTCCTccctctttttctattttcgatttatgtgattttgttaataattataatagttaTGATTCGTGATTAATATAATTATCATCTAATTAAGGGGACAATGTAAGTATAATTAGATGAATATTTATTGCAGACTCAGCTATACTAAGGTACACATACTACATCCTTGAAATCCAACATTATTAAAAACTTGCATTTTGAAAAACACTTCTAATATATAGTcagaataaattatttactgACAATATAAATAGTTCGCTTAATATGTAGTCAATATATACTTAGCTTCTTTACTGATAATATCTCCATATTACTTTTCACTAAACGATTAagatattgtataaaataaactatTACGAAACATAAACATGTGAAAACACATAATAACAGactattaaatattaatgcAAAGAATTGTACATTTAGAAATAATAGGAAGCATGCTGTTTCATGCAGGAAACCAAACATGAGGAAACATTTTGAACTATTGTGTACACACATAAACATGTTatagttatataatttttgatATAATAGATTTAAACTTATGCAgagaaaataaatacatatacgcATATTTACATAGCTTGCAAAAAATTAGGAAGAACATACatgcaaatttttattaattagactgaaatattaaaatatgaaataataatactaataaacaTTCTCTCCAAACTATTCAAAAGCTCAAAAGAATCATAAATTAAGCAAAAATTGAAACCAAGCAAAATACTGTTATTTTATGTGataaatttatgtgtttttGTATACTTATCATgtaatatatcatatataataacatgatattgttataatattaactgtattactttaattttttcagttcttctatttttattcaTATGTCACTTTTATATTTCCAAATTACTCAACACCTCTCAAtagtaaatattattattgacATAAATAAATTTAGTATCTTTTGAAAAGATACTGAAAATGTTTGGTTCGTTAGTACAAAGTGCAGCTCTCTGTGGGATGGAAATCTGGAGGCAACAGGGAGATGGAAGGATAGATTGAATCCAAAGAAAATGTATGAAATGAATCTTAGGCTTAGGTAGAAACATACCGAATTATATAATAATGGAGAAATACAAAATGTAGAACTGCACATCAGGACAATGAGAAAGGCTTTAAATTATAAAGAATGGGTAAGAGAGTCAGAAAACAAGATAGTGGTAGAATGTATAGAAGAAAAGAAgtaagaaggagaagaagaggaagaacaaAAGGAGAGGAGGAACAAAAAGCAAAGAGAAAACTGAGAAGGAATACAAAGAGATAGTTTGAAAAGTGATGAAGAAGGCTATATACAAGGAGAGAAGGAAGGCAATGGAGGATAACAGATTCCAAGTACAACAAAAAATACATTGGACTGGTGTAGAGAAAAAGGAGATGGAGAAAGGCAGAGGAGTAAATTTATACAGGGGCAGAGGAGAAAATTCAGAGCCAGAGATAATCAAAGAAGATTTTTGttttcatcttcttttcttAGTTTGCTAAGGATATTACACTATCGCCTTGTAGAAAATATGATTAGATATAAAATTAGTCTAAGTAATCATTAGACAACTAGATATCATCCTCTAACCAAGAAGCCAGAGcagtaagaaataaataaaaaaataatttttgtataatattacattatttttttaatattttcatatctACTATCTGTGCAAAGTGATATCTtatgtaatttaaatataaactgcATAACATAGAATGTTTATTCACTTACCAGTTGCAGCAGCAGCTTCGCTTCCTTCTTCATTTACTTCAATGTATGCCTTTTGTATAACATCACTGACATACAAAGTTTCATCAGCAATCCCAGAAAAATTAGCACGAGCAGTAAATGCATCAGTCAATCCCATCTACACAAAATAAGAATTAAAATACAAGAAATAGTTTTCTGTACATGAATtactctttatatatatatacctttttTAAGACATCATTAAGTTGAAGCTTACTTTCCACCTTGAACTTTGGTAACCATAATTCTATTTCCTGCTCATACCCTTGACTTAGAATGTTCGTTAAacttgtattttgtaattttttctcAACATCAGACAAACCATCAATTTCATTCGGAAGAATTATGATCATACTCAATTCGTCACCCTAGAAGATTTATTTGCTTGTATTTCACAAAGTTTTACACAGAAGCAGCTTCTTTTTGTACATTACTGACTTTTTCTTCAAAacttaccttatatggtattacaacAAATTTAGCATCTAAATCTGGAAGCACTCCATATCTATAATTACCTTTCCTATACATTGTGGGAACATTTTTTACTTCAACTTTACTAGTATGAAATGCCATATCGCTAGTCAACTTAGGGTCGAACTTATCTTTCCATTGGCCTTTAAAATATACTGCATTGACAAGTACTAATTTAGTCAAGTCATTTAGCATATCTGTTTACAAAAAAAACATTGATAATAACATAAAACGACATAATGTGGTTAGAAATACTGAAGCTAGAATGCATTCAATCAAAAATTTCTATAGTATTTTCTTTAtactttaataaataaaataaacatatacAAACCAGCACTTATAAGCTCTTTAATgagattatttgtattttgttcAACCCaactattaataatatttgcaGCTTCCTTATTTTGAGCAAAGTTTACCAATTGAGAAGCAGAGCGGAAGTAAACTTCAGTTAAATCTTTATAACTTGGTTTCAAATTTAAACTTGCTGCTAAGAAGGCTTTATTTGCAACAGCCAATTTATTGTCTTTCACATTCTACATTAAAAcatgaaaaaaatattatatagcatAGAATAATgcatttgttatttatattgataaatttacaatttatactatacattaaattaataaaagcaAAAGGTTGAGAGAGATACCTACATTGAGATTATCAATAAGTGACTGATAACCAGATGTGGCAAGACTCTGTGATGTTGGTAGATGAAGTACATTTCTAAACTGGGCTTCTGTGTTTCCACGAGCTCCATAAGCAGCCATAGCAAGAACAATACCTGCACTTAGAGGAGACGTAATAAGGTTGCCAGGATTATCTTGTACCACAGTCTGAAAACCATTTGCATCTCTATAACTTATTCATCTTCGATCATTTGCAAGATAAATAAGCAGTTCATAAATAGTATTTGGAATAAATTTTAAAGTGCACTATTTTACCTGGAAAAATGAAGAACTAAATTGATTTGCACCTTCCACAACGGAACGCAGTGCTTCAACATTTTTCTCTGCCTTTGACATTGTTATTAGAGCAAGAGCCACCAACCAGATACTTCTTATTACTAacaaaaatttagtaaaaaattgttattaaaaactGACAAAATAGATATGAAATTTGATATATgtattacatataatattattttatataatattattatctttatatataagatatatgtatatatattatatgtaaaaattAGGAGCTTTATGATTAAGTATTgctttaaataattttgaacattaaaaattaaatttactatCAATCAATACATATATTACATGAAATAATAAATGACTTCTTCAAAGTTCTAGAATTTAACACCAATTAGAATTTAACGAAAATATTCTAtgagtttaaaaatatttttaatacattttaatatattgtattatttcatacagataatttgtatattattttgaaCATTATCAGTAATCATTATCAAATACCAAACATTTCTTAATACAGTAATATCCGAAACCTAACTTATGAGCCGTTTAAAGCAAAAGCGGTGTAATTCAATCTTTCGTCTATTAGGTTTAACAACACATCTCGAGAGCGTAACCTTCATTGTCTTTTGTGCACAAGAGATGTAAGTATATCTTCATTAGTTTTTCGATGGATAACAGAATAACTGAGAATCGCCTATCCAGTCCCTTACAGAATTCTTACTTTATCTCTCATTATTcagaaatcaatttttaataataattaatgtacAAACATTGTGTAAGTTATGCAA
Proteins encoded in this window:
- the LOC117156609 gene encoding antichymotrypsin-2-like isoform X3; its protein translation is MRILIRSIWLVALALITMSKAEKNVEALRSVVEGANQFSSSFFQTVVQDNPGNLITSPLSAGIVLAMAAYGARGNTEAQFRNVLHLPTSQSLATSGYQSLIDNLNNVKDNKLAVANKAFLAASLNLKPSYKDLTEVYFRSASQLVNFAQNKEAANIINSWVEQNTNNLIKELISADMLNDLTKLVLVNAVYFKGQWKDKFDPKLTSDMAFHTSKVEVKNVPTMYRKGNYRYGVLPDLDAKFVVIPYKGDELSMIIILPNEIDGLSDVEKKLQNTSLTNILSQGYEQEIELWLPKFKVESKLQLNDVLKKMGLTDAFTARANFSGIADETLYVSDVIQKAYIEVNEEGSEAAAATAILFVLTSSSQLKPMMRIDRPFFYSIYKSQSEDQNIVTLFNGHVNSP
- the LOC117156609 gene encoding antichymotrypsin-2-like isoform X2; protein product: MRILIRSIWLVALALITMSKAEKNVEALRSVVEGANQFSSSFFQTVVQDNPGNLITSPLSAGIVLAMAAYGARGNTEAQFRNVLHLPTSQSLATSGYQSLIDNLNNVKDNKLAVANKAFLAASLNLKPSYKDLTEVYFRSASQLVNFAQNKEAANIINSWVEQNTNNLIKELISADMLNDLTKLVLVNAVYFKGQWKDKFDPKLTSDMAFHTSKVEVKNVPTMYRKGNYRYGVLPDLDAKFVVIPYKGDELSMIIILPNEIDGLSDVEKKLQNTSLTNILSQGYEQEIELWLPKFKVESKLQLNDVLKKMGLTDAFTARANFSGIADETLYVSDVIQKAYIEVNEEGSEAAAATGLLIMKKMARNIREFKINQPFFYYIIKTMNDEKENDINLPLFCGSVNEPEI
- the LOC117156609 gene encoding antichymotrypsin-2-like isoform X5, whose product is MRILIRSIWLVALALITMSKAEKNVEALRSVVEGANQFSSSFFQTVVQDNPGNLITSPLSAGIVLAMAAYGARGNTEAQFRNVLHLPTSQSLATSGYQSLIDNLNNVKDNKLAVANKAFLAASLNLKPSYKDLTEVYFRSASQLVNFAQNKEAANIINSWVEQNTNNLIKELISADMLNDLTKLVLVNAVYFKGQWKDKFDPKLTSDMAFHTSKVEVKNVPTMYRKGNYRYGVLPDLDAKFVVIPYKGDELSMIIILPNEIDGLSDVEKKLQNTSLTNILSQGYEQEIELWLPKFKVESKLQLNDVLKKMGLTDAFTARANFSGIADETLYVSDVIQKAYIEVNEEGSEAAAATGLSVRPLSSIWSPPKPIEFHVDRPFLSIVKYDNVILFLMNIVSIS
- the LOC117156609 gene encoding antichymotrypsin-2-like isoform X4, which codes for MRILIRSIWLVALALITMSKAEKNVEALRSVVEGANQFSSSFFQTVVQDNPGNLITSPLSAGIVLAMAAYGARGNTEAQFRNVLHLPTSQSLATSGYQSLIDNLNNVKDNKLAVANKAFLAASLNLKPSYKDLTEVYFRSASQLVNFAQNKEAANIINSWVEQNTNNLIKELISADMLNDLTKLVLVNAVYFKGQWKDKFDPKLTSDMAFHTSKVEVKNVPTMYRKGNYRYGVLPDLDAKFVVIPYKGDELSMIIILPNEIDGLSDVEKKLQNTSLTNILSQGYEQEIELWLPKFKVESKLQLNDVLKKMGLTDAFTARANFSGIADETLYVSDVIQKAYIEVNEEGSEAAAATEMEIALFLSPSLEEFRVNGPFFYAITSRDDNVVLFKGRVIDCETTA
- the LOC117156609 gene encoding antichymotrypsin-2-like isoform X1, with protein sequence MRILIRSIWLVALALITMSKAEKNVEALRSVVEGANQFSSSFFQTVVQDNPGNLITSPLSAGIVLAMAAYGARGNTEAQFRNVLHLPTSQSLATSGYQSLIDNLNNVKDNKLAVANKAFLAASLNLKPSYKDLTEVYFRSASQLVNFAQNKEAANIINSWVEQNTNNLIKELISADMLNDLTKLVLVNAVYFKGQWKDKFDPKLTSDMAFHTSKVEVKNVPTMYRKGNYRYGVLPDLDAKFVVIPYKGDELSMIIILPNEIDGLSDVEKKLQNTSLTNILSQGYEQEIELWLPKFKVESKLQLNDVLKKMGLTDAFTARANFSGIADETLYVSDVIQKAYIEVNEEGSEAAAATGIIITVDKFPSMTPMKIDRPFYYAVYQNQRDYQDIVKLARPRRYYLGSFPTRHSATAVPQFIRFVKFLSVYFITHAQVSFDPHFKH